The window GGGCGAGACCGGCACCATTCCACCATCAAGGTGGTGGCGCAGCTAAAATAAGCAAGGGGAGCGATTGTTGCACACGGGTGGCGCAGATGGTGTTCCCAATGAGTCGCCCAGCCAAGCATCCGACGTGAGGCGCGGCACATATTTTCAAATTGATTAAACGCGTTAAGGTCTCGATAACCGTGGCCTGCCACCTTGCGCGGCAGTCCGGGGGGCTTCTCGAAAGAGGAACCCTATGCTTGAACGATACCTGAACTACGCTGGCATCGCCTTCATAGTTGCCTGCTCGATTGCGTTCTTCCTTACCGCTCAAGCTTGAGCGGTGCTGCCGTCGCTTGCCCATTTCACCCCTCAGCCTCGCGCAGATTGGCGCGACCGTTGCGAAGACGCGCACGACGTGCACAATCGGAACCGGCACGGAAGGGTAGGGAACGTTCGAGGGCATGACGGCCTCCACGAATCGACGATCGCTTATCGCCACAGGCACGGCCTGTGTGCTCGCGCTTATCTGCGGATCGGGGTGGGCCGCCTACCAGATGCAGGCCCGGTCGGGTGCGCAGGACACGTTCCTCTCATGGGACGACCCCCAAATCGTTTCGGCCGGCATGCCGCTCTATGAGCAGAATTGTGCTGCCTGCCATGGCTCGCTCAAAGTTGGCGCGCCCCCGGCGGCCGGCGCGACCAGGCACGACGCGACCGGCCATACCTGGCAGCACCCTGACTACGCGCTGTTCCAGCTCATTCGCGATGGTGTCGCCGTCGCCTCGTGCATGCCGGTGGACGAGAAGGACATGCCGCGCTTTGCGTCGATTCTGAACGACGCCGAGCTCGTCGCGGTGCTCTCCTACATCAAGTCGACCTGGCCGCAGGACATCCGTGACCATCACGACAAGGTCAACAAGATGTATGCCGGCTACAACCGCGCCGTAGGTGACATCATCACGGCTGGAAACTGATCTCGCGGCGTTCTCACCTGTCGCCAATCTCGGAACATAGTTGTCGGCGATGAGTTGCTTTCATGAGGCGATTGGCGAGCCATATCCGATGCTTGCCGGCAATTCGCGCGTTTGAACGAAGGGATACATCTCCACCGATGGCGAGCAGGTTTTCACATCGTCGGCATGTCGAACTCTGACACCGACGCGACATCGCCGGGTGTCGGGCGCGGTCGTATCGTGAAGCGTGTGCTGGCCGCGATCGGTGTTCTTGGGGCTATGAGTGTCGCTGCGCTCGCCGTCGTCCCCGAGCATATCCTCTATCGCCAACGCCTCCTGTTCAGCATCCTCGATCTGAAGGCCGAAGCTCCGCTCCAGGCGCTGGATTATCGAACCTATGATGGGCTCACGCTGCGCTCATGGTACATCCCGCCGCGCGACGATCGTCCGATGATCGTGTTCTTCGCTGGTCGTGATGGCGACATCTTGCGCAAGCCGCAACATCTGATGGAATTGACCAAGATCGGCTATGGCCTGATCCTGGTCGGGTATCGCGGCTATGGTGGGAACCCCGGCTGGCCAAACGAAGCTGACATGTATCTCGATGCGTCGTCATTGCTCGTGCAGGCGCGCGATGCCGGCCTGGAAGGCACCGGTTTCGTGCTCTACGGATACTCGATGGGTTCGGCCTTCGCGGCCAACGCGGCCGCCCATTCAAGGCCGCTCGCGCTCATTCTGGAAGCGCCGATCAGCAATTTCCTCGACGCGGTGAGGCAGCAGGCGGGTCTCGTGCCGTCATGGCTCGTCCGGACACGGTTCGACAACGTCACCCGTGTCTCCGAGGTGCAGGCGCCGGTCCTTCTGATGGCGGGCGGGCAGGATGCCATCACGCCGCCATGGTTCGCCCTGTCGCTGGCGGCGGCCAATCCGAACTTCGCTCAGGTGAAGGTCTTCGAGGAGGCCAATCATTTCAGCATCATCCGGCTTGGGGGGCGCAACACCGTCGCCGACTTCCTCGCCGAGAT is drawn from Mesorhizobium sp. CAU 1732 and contains these coding sequences:
- a CDS encoding c-type cytochrome codes for the protein MTASTNRRSLIATGTACVLALICGSGWAAYQMQARSGAQDTFLSWDDPQIVSAGMPLYEQNCAACHGSLKVGAPPAAGATRHDATGHTWQHPDYALFQLIRDGVAVASCMPVDEKDMPRFASILNDAELVAVLSYIKSTWPQDIRDHHDKVNKMYAGYNRAVGDIITAGN
- a CDS encoding alpha/beta hydrolase — encoded protein: MSNSDTDATSPGVGRGRIVKRVLAAIGVLGAMSVAALAVVPEHILYRQRLLFSILDLKAEAPLQALDYRTYDGLTLRSWYIPPRDDRPMIVFFAGRDGDILRKPQHLMELTKIGYGLILVGYRGYGGNPGWPNEADMYLDASSLLVQARDAGLEGTGFVLYGYSMGSAFAANAAAHSRPLALILEAPISNFLDAVRQQAGLVPSWLVRTRFDNVTRVSEVQAPVLLMAGGQDAITPPWFALSLAAANPNFAQVKVFEEANHFSIIRLGGRNTVADFLAEIEKRNEQQQLPTA